AGCAGAGCGCACAGCATATGTTGCCTGTATGGGCACACTACGCCAATGAAAACTGGTGCATGATCGGTTATCACAGCGTATCTGTTATAGCAGATGCGATCATAAAAGGGAACGCTCCGTTTGATGCAAACAAAGCGCTGGATGCCTGTGTGACTACAGCCCGCCACCGTACCTACGACGGATTAAGCTACTACATGGATAAAGGCTATGTACCGGAAGATAAAAATGGTTCTTCTGTTTCCAAAACATTGGAATATGCTTATGACGACTGGTGTATTGCGCAGGTGGCAAAAAAGCTGGGCCGTACGGATATTTATGATGAGTTTATCAAACGTTCCGGGAACTACCGGAGTGTATATGATACGAATTCCGGCTTCATGCGTCCGAAACTGGATGATGGAACATTCAAAGCCAGTTTTGATCCTTTGCAAACGCACGACCAGGGCTTTATTGAAGGGAATGCCTGGAATTACAGCCTGTATGTGCCGCATAACCCTGATGAGATGATTGCCATGATGGGTGGCAAAAAACAATTTACTACCCACCTCGATTCATTATTTACAATGGAGTTGCCTGATAAATATTTTGCTGAAACGGAAGATATCACCCGCGACGGTATCATCGGTAACTACGTTCATGGTAATGAGCCTTCACATCATGTGGCCTATCTCTATAACTGGACCGGCTATCCGTGGAAAACACAGGAGCGTGTGCGGATGATTCTGAAAAAAATGTATCATCCCGGACCCGACGGGCTGGGTGGTAACGACGACTGCGGCCAGATGAGCGCCTGGTACATATTCACCACCCTGGGCTTTTATCCGGTATGCCCCGGATCAGACCAGTATTCATTGGGCAGTCCGGCCATTGATAAAGCAACCCTGCAACTGGAGAATGGAAAAACCTTCGTGGTAGACGTTAAAAACCAGAGCGATAAGAATGTATATGTGCAGAAAGTATTGCTGAATGGTGCGCCTTTAAACCGCCTCTATATTACGCATGCCGACATCATGAATGGCGGCACGCTTACATTCTATATGAGCGCCAGGCCAAAGAAATAATCAAGTGTGAATTCAATCAGACATAGCCGCTCCGGGGAGTATTCTCCGGGCGGTTTTTTTATGGCAGAATCCTAACTTCGCCGAATGAAAACAAATACAAATATTACTGATCTGAATATAGAGAACCTGACTTCTTTGTGGAAGATTGCAGGTACTCCCTTCAACGCCTATACGGAGCAAGCCGCATTCAGCTATTGCAGTGTGCCAGGCTTGGACTGGCCCAACCGGCTTTGGTTTCATCAGCGCATTACCCGCGATGAGCTTGAGCTGGCATTACAAACAGTTGGCACCGGCAGATGGGTAGTGCCTCATTGGGATATTTATGATCAGGCAGCAGATGATATTTTCGTTGCCTGCGGAGGTGAAAAAGGCTTTGAGCAGGCGGGCATGTCGTTGTTGCTGAAACGGCCTTTTACAGGCCAGTATACACTTTCATTCCGGCAGGTGCTTACTCCGGAAGATGCTGCTGCATGGGCCACCGTTTATCCGCAGGCATTCAACTACCGGATCGACGCATCGATACTGGAACGTACCTGGCATCATCTGCGTTTTTATCTGGCTTTCTTTGAAAATACCCCCATTGGTACAGGTATCCTGCATTGCCAGAATGGTATAGCAGGTATTCATGGAATTGGTGTAATACCGGAAATGCGAAGAAGAGGATTTGCCAATGAGATCATGGTATACATTCTGAATGAAGCTATTGCGCTAGAAGCCACCCATGCTACATTGCAGGCTTCGCAAATGGGAAAAGGAATATATGTGGAAATGGGGTTTGAGGAGCAGTTTCAGATCAGGAATTACGTTTTTAGGAAATAAGCCCCGGAATACAACATTAAGCATAAAGACGAGGCCCTTAGCATATGCTAAGGGCCTCGTCTTTATGCTTAATGTTGTTACGGTATCAACGTCACCGTAGAAATCCCCAGCTGCACTTTCTGCGTAGCATCTGTAGCTTTGAAGCGTAGGTACAGATTGTGCATTTTACCGTCTGTTATTGGGGCAAAGCTGAAGTTTGCTTTATTAGGTGTTTTAGGTTGTGCACCCGGGCCGATGGTTACTTCGCCGAGGCGGTTACCATTGGCATTGTCTACGAATGCTTCCACTGTATAGCCGTATTGTTGCGGTTCCTGTACCATATACATCAACTGAATACCTTTCACATCTGTAAGATCCAGTTGATTGTAAGTAACCCAGCCTTCGGTGTTGGCAGGGATCAGGAATTTCATGTTGTTGGCGGAGAATGTGGCAACACCATCCGCTTTGTTGTAGTCGGCAGCCTGTAATACAGGACTGATCAGCTCGGCCGTGGCTGTACCGGTGATCGGTTTGATGCCCGGTCCGCCTTTATCGGTGTAACTGGCCAGGAGGTACAGCACGCCGTTGTCTTTGGCTTCACCACCCATGGTTGGATTGATATCGCCATTGACAGGGAGTGATGGTATTTTCTGCGTATTACCTCCAACGGAATAGATGTATTCGATGAGCTGTTTGGCTTCGCCCTGGGAAAGGCCAGGGTGGGCCGACATAGCTGTTTCTCCCCATACACCACCACCGCCGGCGATGATCTTTTTAGCCAGCATTTCAGGTGCTGCCGGATCATTCCTGTATTTTTCTGTTATCTGTTTGAAGGAAGGCCCAATCGATTTTTCATCCGGTTTGTGACAGGTTTTACAATCGGATACTTCCATGATGTTTTTACCTGCTATTGCTCCGGTGATAATCTGGTGGCCTTGTGGCACAGCTGCTTTATCGCGGCCCTGAATGTAATCGGCTTTTACAAAGATGTTGTTTACATCCAGCTTGCCGTCGGCAGAGTTACCGTCTTCCTTGTCACTGATATTAACACTGTAGTGCACCTGTTTTCCAGGGAAGTAGAACATCTTGTTGCCGGTGATATCGATCTTTACATCCGGTGTTTCGTTGCCGGCATAAAGGGCTATGGAGCTGCTCTTGGTTTTGGCGCCTTTGTCGTCAGATATCTCTACAAATACCTGGTATTCTCCGGCTGTTGCATAAGTGTACTCCACAGTGGGTTCCGTTGTTTCTTTTTTGGTGCCGTTACCAAAATTCCACATGTAGGTAAGCTTGTCGCCATCAGGATCTTTAGAGCCTTCTGCAGAAAGTTTTACTTTAAATGGCAATCCGCCTGTTGCATGATTGGCCTGTATTTTAGCTACCGGTGCACGGTTGCCGCCATTGTAATCGATACGGGCGAGTCCTGCATCTACGTTTTTGCTAAACCATCCATGACCATATTCCAGGATGTATATACGGCCGTCGGGGCCCATTTCCATATCGATGGGGGCATTCCACCTGGTGTGTGGCATGAACTTCTCCATCTTAGAGAAATTACCGTTTTTATCCATTGTTACGGCCATGATCCACTCGCGTACCCAGTCGTAGATAAAGAGTTTACCGTTATAGTAATCCGGGAAACGGGTTTCTTTCGGATAAAATTCACTGTAATAAACGGGGCCTGCTTCGGCGTTACGTCCGCCGCTGCCTACAATCGGGAACTCGTCGGACTTGCCATACGGATACCAGATGAAGGCTGGTGTGGCCGGAGGTAATTCTTTCAGACCGGTGTTGTTGCGGGAGTTATTGACAGGCTTCAGCGGATCGTAATAAGGGCCGCTCTCGCCGGTTTCGTAGTTGTATTGACGATAAGGTTTGTTGTTGGCGATGAACATCGGATAACCGAAGAAGCCGGGCTTCTTGGCCTGATTGATTTCGTCGTACCCTCTCGGGCCACGCAGGGAATCGTCGTTGTTGGCATCCGGGCCTACTTCTCCCCAATATACGTACCCGGTTTTTTTGTCGATCGACATACGGTAGGGATTACGTGTTCCCATCGCATAAATTTCCGGGCGTGTTCCCTTGGTACCTTTAGGATACAGGTTACCTTCAGGGATGGTGTAGGAACCATCAGCTTCTACTTTAATACGCAGGATCTTACCACGGAGATCGTTGGTGTTGGCGGAACCGCGCATATCGTCGTACTGCAGATGTCCGGGCCTGTCGTCAGTAGGGCCGTAGCCTTTGCTGACATATTTCTGGTTGGGTTCATCGAACGGAGTAGTGTTATCGCCTGTA
The genomic region above belongs to Chitinophaga sp. 180180018-3 and contains:
- a CDS encoding GNAT family N-acetyltransferase, yielding MKTNTNITDLNIENLTSLWKIAGTPFNAYTEQAAFSYCSVPGLDWPNRLWFHQRITRDELELALQTVGTGRWVVPHWDIYDQAADDIFVACGGEKGFEQAGMSLLLKRPFTGQYTLSFRQVLTPEDAAAWATVYPQAFNYRIDASILERTWHHLRFYLAFFENTPIGTGILHCQNGIAGIHGIGVIPEMRRRGFANEIMVYILNEAIALEATHATLQASQMGKGIYVEMGFEEQFQIRNYVFRK
- a CDS encoding ThuA domain-containing protein; this translates as MKQIFRLLLLLALVGLAACKKTRPGKPRVLVFTKTAAFRHASIPAGITAIQQLGKENGFEVDTTENAEKFNEDTLAQYSAVIFLNTTGDVLNNYQEADFERYIQAGGGYVGVHAAADTEYEWGWYNHLAGAWFQNHPPGVHKAIVDVVNKSFPATEGLPEKWEHTDEWYNYKDVDTTTTVLLKLDEKSYQGGTMGANHPISWYHDFDGGRAFYTGLGHTEESYKDSLFLKHLAGGIKYAIGKNQVLDYSQATTLRVPEEDRFTKDVLVSGELFEPTEMAILPNLDVLIAQRRGELMYYNAAQKTLSQAGLLKVYHHTDTPHVNAEEGFIGLTADPDFKNNHYIYTMYSPADTSVNRLSRFKFENGKLDMSSEKVVLQFYSQRNICCHTGGSLSFGPGGLLYISTGDNTTPFDEPNQKYVSKGYGPTDDRPGHLQYDDMRGSANTNDLRGKILRIKVEADGSYTIPEGNLYPKGTKGTRPEIYAMGTRNPYRMSIDKKTGYVYWGEVGPDANNDDSLRGPRGYDEINQAKKPGFFGYPMFIANNKPYRQYNYETGESGPYYDPLKPVNNSRNNTGLKELPPATPAFIWYPYGKSDEFPIVGSGGRNAEAGPVYYSEFYPKETRFPDYYNGKLFIYDWVREWIMAVTMDKNGNFSKMEKFMPHTRWNAPIDMEMGPDGRIYILEYGHGWFSKNVDAGLARIDYNGGNRAPVAKIQANHATGGLPFKVKLSAEGSKDPDGDKLTYMWNFGNGTKKETTEPTVEYTYATAGEYQVFVEISDDKGAKTKSSSIALYAGNETPDVKIDITGNKMFYFPGKQVHYSVNISDKEDGNSADGKLDVNNIFVKADYIQGRDKAAVPQGHQIITGAIAGKNIMEVSDCKTCHKPDEKSIGPSFKQITEKYRNDPAAPEMLAKKIIAGGGGVWGETAMSAHPGLSQGEAKQLIEYIYSVGGNTQKIPSLPVNGDINPTMGGEAKDNGVLYLLASYTDKGGPGIKPITGTATAELISPVLQAADYNKADGVATFSANNMKFLIPANTEGWVTYNQLDLTDVKGIQLMYMVQEPQQYGYTVEAFVDNANGNRLGEVTIGPGAQPKTPNKANFSFAPITDGKMHNLYLRFKATDATQKVQLGISTVTLIP